The Metamycoplasma subdolum DNA window AAATTAGACAAATGTGACTTGACTTTTTTGAATCAAAAGGTCATTTAGTTGTTGAATCAAAATCACTTATTCCTGTTAATGATCCAAGTTTACTTTGAATAAATTCAGGAGTTGCTACATTAAAAGATTATTTTAGTGGCAAGAAAATTCCACCCGCAAAAAGACTTACAAACTCACAAAAATCTATTCGTACTAATGACATAGAAAACGTTGGTGTTACTGCAAGACATCATACTTTATTTGAAATGCTTGGTAACTTTTCAATCGGTGATTATTTCAAAGTTGAAGCAATAGAGTTTGCTTATGAATTTATCTTCAAAGTTTTAAAACTTGAAAAAGAAAGAATTTTTATTACATATTATTCAGAAGATAAAGAAACTTTTGACACTTGAACTAGACTTGGAATTTCAAAAGATCATATGATTAAAGGAAGCCGTGAAACTAACTTTTGAGATGTAGGGCAAGGGCCATGTGGGCCTGATACTGAAATTTTTTATGATCGTGGTGAAAAGTATGATAAACGTGGCATTGAACTTTTAAAAGATGATATTGAAAACGACAGATACATTGAAATTTGAAACATAGTTTTTAGTCAATTTAATAATGATGGTGAAAATAACTACACTGATTTGGCAACGAAAAACATTGATACTGGGGCAGGGCTTGAAAGAATTGTTTCTATTTTGCAAGATGCTCCTACTAATTTTGATACAGACTTATTTCTACCTATAATTCATGCAACTGAAAAATTAACAAACTTAAAATACGATATTAATAATTACTTTACAAAAAATCCTAAACAGACAAAAATTAATACAAACTTTAAAATAATTGCAGATCATATGAGAGCTTCTGTGAATGCAATCAATGATGGTGTTAATCCCTCAAACATTGGGCGTGGTTATATTATTAGAAGATTAATTAGACGTTCGTATCGTGCAGGGCTTGCCTTAAAAATTAATGAAAAAGCATTTTTATATAAATTAACAAAAGTTGTACGTGATTCATTAATTTATAAGATTGATGTTAAAAAAGTTGAAGACATTATTAAAAAAGAAGAAGAACTTTTTGCCAAAACAATCAATGATGGTGAAAAATTACTTGAAAATGAAATCGAAAAAAAGGGAACTATCACAATGGAAGTTGCCTTCAAAATGTTTGATACTTATGGATTTCCTATTGAATTAACTGATGAAATTTTAAGAGAAAAAGGAATTTTCTTAGATTTAAAAGAGTTTGAAAAATACCAAAAAATTCATCAAGAAAAATCAAGAGGTGAAGTTGGTGTTGGAATGGACAAGGTTATAAATTCCCTTGCTTTAGTAAAAGATCTTGTAAGTGAATTTATTGGTTATGATTTCACAAAATCAACTTCAAAAATTCTTTATCTTTTAAATGAAGAAAAACAAATTAAAGAAACAAAAGAAGATGAAATATCTTATCTAATTTTAGATAAAACTCCTTTTTATGCAACAAGTGGTGGGCAAAATCATGACCATGGATACATGATGCAAGGCAAAAACAAGATTGAGATATTAGATGTTTTTAAAGATAAGTATTGAAACCACGTTCATAAAGTAAAAGGGAAGATTAACATTAAAGACAAAATTGACTGTTTTGTTGATGAAGCTAAAAGAATTAATTTTGCCAGAGGGCACTCAGCAACTCACTTAATGTATCATGCAATTCGTGAAACTTATCCACATGAAAAAATTGAACAACTTGGTTCAAATATTACTTGAGAACATTTCACTTTTGACTTCGGGCTTGATAGACGTCCAAATAAAGAAGAACTTGCTAATATTGAAAAAATCATGCGTTCTTTTATTGCAAAAAAAGCAAAAAGAAATTACATTATTACTTCAATTAAAGGAGCACAAAAACTTGGTGCTTGAATGACTATTGAAGAAAGCGAATATCATGACGCAAACAAAGTTAGAGTAGTTGAATTTGAAAATATTACTCGTGACCTTTGCGGTGGAACTCACGTTGCAAACTCAAAAGATATTGAAGATTTTAAAATAGTTTCTGTTGATTCAAAAGGTACTGGTGTTTATCGTTTAAGAGTTCTAATTTCAAAATCTTATGTTCATGCTTATTTAGATGAACAAATTAAACTAAAACAAGAGTTTTTAAAAACCTTAATTAAGCAAAATCAAGAGTTTGAAAAAACATATTCAAAGACTTTTGAAACCAAGATTCCAAAAGAAACTGAAGACAAAGAAAAACTATTAAATGATTACTTAAGACTTGAAGAAATTATTCGTGAAGATTATCGTAAATTTTTAAAAGCAAAACAAAATGAAGCAGTTTCAATTGAAGCATATAAAGCTGAAAAAGTTAATGGAAAAGAACTATTTTTATTCTTTGAAAATGATGCAAATACATTGAGAAAAGTTGCAATTCAACTACGTGAAACAAATCCTTCATCAATTGTTGTTGCTTTAAGTGAGACAAAACCGAAAAACTACTTTATATTAGTAGGAACTAAGAAATTTAACGCTCAAGAAATCTTTAAAAAAATCACTGATAGTTTCAATGGAAGAGGTGGGGGAAATGTGCTTGTTTGTCAAGGTTCAATTTCTTCAACATTAGATCAAAAAACGCTTGCTTCAAAAATAAAGGAATTAATATAAATGCGAATACTTTGCCTTGATTTAGGAACTAAGACTTGTGGGTTTGCAATTTCAGATCCTTTTGGCATAATTGCCACAGGAATTGAAAACTATCACATTGCTGAAAAAGATTGAAACGCTGTAATAAATAAAGTGAAATTTTTTATTTTTGAAAGTGAATATAAAAACGAAATTGACCTTATTGTTTTAGGTTATCCTATTAGAATGGATTTAAGCAAAAGCGAAAGAACTTTAATGGTTGAAGAGTTTAAAATTTTACTGGAAAAAGAAATAAAAATTCCTGTTGTTTTTCAAGACGAAAGACAAACGACAAGTCAAGCTGAAGACATTTTAATTCAAGCAGGCTTTACTAGAAAAAAAAGAAAAACAAAGAAAGATAGCCTAGCCGCCCAAATAATTTTAGAAAACTACTTAGAAAGAGTAAAATAAGAATATGAAAATACAAAACGATCCAAGACAAAAATTAAATATATTTACTGACGGAAGAAAAATCACAATTAAAAACAAAAACAATGTTGAAGGAACTTATTACGTAATTTTAGAAACTTCATTAGCAAAGTTTAATCACAAAGATTCATACTATTTAGTTTATGATGAAGAAAACAAACTAATTACTCCTTTAAAAGGAAAAAACATTCACAAAGCAGGTTTTTTAGACATTGCTTCAAATGAAGAAGAATATGAAGAACTTGAAAGAGTTTTAAAGAGCTTTAACGATTTATGTACAGTACCTTCACGTGATAAAAGTTATGACATAATTGAAAGATTTTTCGAAGATCTTGAAAAAGAGGAAGAAAGCGAAAAAGCAGATGATTAATAAAGAGTCATCACTAAGCATAAAAGCAAGAATCGGTCTTGCAATTTCAGTTTTAGTTGTTTTAGTAATTATTGTTATTGCATTTATAGTTTTTTGAAGACTTAAAAAGAAAGTTTTATCAAAATATAGATCACTAAATTACGAAGAAGAAAAGCTAAAACTACAAAGAATTAATCCAAATTTTGGAATTATTTTAGAAGAACTTAAAGTTAAAAGCAAAAGTTCACTTGATGATTTTTTAGTAACATTTTTAGTTAATAATGTTTATCTAAATAATTTCAAATCAATTTATTTATCAACACAAGATGAGTATTTAGCAATTTCACTTGCTGTTTTAACTAATAGAGATATTAATTTTGAAACAACTGAAACCAAAGAATATGATTTGCAAAGTTTTGGCAAGCAAGTTGAGTCCAAAATTAATCCTATTAATATAAATAATAATAGTAAGGGCAATTTTGATTACTTAATAAACTTTGATTTAAATAAAAGTATTACTGAAAAAGTTGAAGAAG harbors:
- the ruvX gene encoding Holliday junction resolvase RuvX, yielding MRILCLDLGTKTCGFAISDPFGIIATGIENYHIAEKDWNAVINKVKFFIFESEYKNEIDLIVLGYPIRMDLSKSERTLMVEEFKILLEKEIKIPVVFQDERQTTSQAEDILIQAGFTRKKRKTKKDSLAAQIILENYLERVK
- the alaS gene encoding alanine--tRNA ligase, which codes for MLSSKEIRQMWLDFFESKGHLVVESKSLIPVNDPSLLWINSGVATLKDYFSGKKIPPAKRLTNSQKSIRTNDIENVGVTARHHTLFEMLGNFSIGDYFKVEAIEFAYEFIFKVLKLEKERIFITYYSEDKETFDTWTRLGISKDHMIKGSRETNFWDVGQGPCGPDTEIFYDRGEKYDKRGIELLKDDIENDRYIEIWNIVFSQFNNDGENNYTDLATKNIDTGAGLERIVSILQDAPTNFDTDLFLPIIHATEKLTNLKYDINNYFTKNPKQTKINTNFKIIADHMRASVNAINDGVNPSNIGRGYIIRRLIRRSYRAGLALKINEKAFLYKLTKVVRDSLIYKIDVKKVEDIIKKEEELFAKTINDGEKLLENEIEKKGTITMEVAFKMFDTYGFPIELTDEILREKGIFLDLKEFEKYQKIHQEKSRGEVGVGMDKVINSLALVKDLVSEFIGYDFTKSTSKILYLLNEEKQIKETKEDEISYLILDKTPFYATSGGQNHDHGYMMQGKNKIEILDVFKDKYWNHVHKVKGKINIKDKIDCFVDEAKRINFARGHSATHLMYHAIRETYPHEKIEQLGSNITWEHFTFDFGLDRRPNKEELANIEKIMRSFIAKKAKRNYIITSIKGAQKLGAWMTIEESEYHDANKVRVVEFENITRDLCGGTHVANSKDIEDFKIVSVDSKGTGVYRLRVLISKSYVHAYLDEQIKLKQEFLKTLIKQNQEFEKTYSKTFETKIPKETEDKEKLLNDYLRLEEIIREDYRKFLKAKQNEAVSIEAYKAEKVNGKELFLFFENDANTLRKVAIQLRETNPSSIVVALSETKPKNYFILVGTKKFNAQEIFKKITDSFNGRGGGNVLVCQGSISSTLDQKTLASKIKELI
- a CDS encoding BC85_0335 family putative methyltransferase; translation: MINKESSLSIKARIGLAISVLVVLVIIVIAFIVFWRLKKKVLSKYRSLNYEEEKLKLQRINPNFGIILEELKVKSKSSLDDFLVTFLVNNVYLNNFKSIYLSTQDEYLAISLAVLTNRDINFETTETKEYDLQSFGKQVESKINPININNNSKGNFDYLINFDLNKSITEKVEEVLPFLDDQGMMVIDFEKTKEFKESKEFLTQNNLRYETIKFNKNCVILLAKDLLQSTLKE